One stretch of Janibacter limosus DNA includes these proteins:
- a CDS encoding shikimate dehydrogenase, translating into MLSGTRHAGVLGSPIAHSLSPTLHRAGYAAAALPAWDYTAHEVDEGGLAPFVAGLDESWRGLSLTMPLKVAAFDIADEVSDLALRAGAINTLVRTDAGWAGDNTDVHGVARSLAEAGARGITSATVVGSGATARSALLGLVALGATRITVAARTPERAEELRRVADVELLVVPLADWSRTGDAAIVSTVPAGPANTAAAAHLGSDLHGVTLLDVVYADWPTPLARAAREHGATIVSGLEMLVHQAARQFELFTGTPAPVEAMQSAGRAALGHTPDA; encoded by the coding sequence GTGCTGAGCGGGACCCGGCACGCGGGCGTCCTCGGCTCACCGATCGCCCACTCGCTGTCGCCGACGCTGCACCGTGCGGGCTACGCGGCGGCGGCGCTGCCGGCGTGGGACTACACCGCCCACGAGGTCGACGAAGGGGGACTGGCCCCCTTCGTCGCCGGGCTGGACGAGTCCTGGCGCGGGCTCAGCCTGACGATGCCGCTCAAGGTGGCGGCCTTCGACATCGCGGACGAGGTGAGCGACCTCGCACTCCGGGCGGGAGCGATCAACACGCTCGTGCGCACCGACGCCGGCTGGGCCGGCGACAACACCGACGTGCACGGGGTGGCCCGGTCGCTGGCGGAGGCGGGCGCCCGAGGCATCACGTCGGCGACGGTCGTGGGGTCGGGGGCCACGGCCCGCTCCGCCCTGCTCGGCCTCGTCGCCCTCGGCGCCACCCGCATCACGGTCGCGGCCCGGACGCCCGAGCGGGCCGAGGAGCTGCGGCGGGTCGCGGACGTCGAGCTGCTGGTCGTGCCGCTGGCCGACTGGTCCCGCACGGGCGACGCCGCGATCGTCTCCACCGTGCCCGCAGGACCGGCCAACACCGCGGCCGCCGCGCACCTGGGTTCCGACCTCCACGGGGTGACCCTCCTCGACGTCGTCTACGCGGACTGGCCGACGCCGCTCGCGCGAGCGGCCCGCGAGCACGGCGCGACGATCGTCTCCGGGCTCGAGATGCTCGTCCACCAGGCAGCGCGGCAGTTCGAGCTCTTCACCGGGACGCCCGCGCCGGTCGAGGCGATGCAGTCGGCAGGGCGAGCGGCGCTGGGCCACACCCCGGACGCCTGA
- the aroC gene encoding chorismate synthase: protein MLRWLTAGESHGQALVATLEGLPAGVEVRTSDVAAALARRRLGYGRGARMKFEQDTVTFLGGVRHGSTLGSPLAVMIGNTEWPKWETVMGADPVESEALAAADDIGAEKEIARNRPLTRPRPGHADLVGMQKYGFDEARPILERASARETAARVALGEIAERFLEQAYGIRLVAHTVAIGEGEAPADGPLPTPDDVDALDANPVRAMTRAGTDAMVAQIEAAKKDGDTLGGVVEVLAYDLPPGLGSHVHWDRRLDARLAGALMGIQAIKGVEVGDGFTTARRRGSAAHDEMERDADGVIHRRTGRAGGTEGGMSTGDVLRVRAAMKPISTVPRALETVDVAGTDPATAIHQRSDVCAVPAAGVVAQAMVALVLAEACVEKFGGDSVAETARNHRSYLESIPELMRTWEA from the coding sequence ATGTTGCGTTGGTTGACCGCTGGTGAGTCGCACGGCCAAGCCCTCGTGGCGACCCTCGAAGGGCTGCCCGCCGGGGTCGAGGTGAGGACCTCGGACGTGGCTGCTGCCCTCGCCAGGCGGCGCCTCGGGTACGGCCGTGGCGCCCGGATGAAGTTCGAGCAGGACACGGTGACCTTCCTCGGCGGGGTGCGGCACGGGAGCACCCTCGGCTCGCCGCTGGCCGTGATGATCGGCAACACCGAGTGGCCCAAGTGGGAGACGGTCATGGGCGCCGACCCCGTCGAGAGCGAAGCCCTGGCCGCCGCCGACGACATCGGTGCCGAGAAGGAGATCGCCCGCAACCGTCCGCTGACTCGCCCGCGGCCCGGGCACGCCGACCTCGTGGGCATGCAGAAGTACGGCTTCGACGAGGCCCGACCGATCCTCGAGCGCGCCTCCGCCCGCGAGACCGCGGCGAGGGTCGCCCTCGGTGAGATCGCCGAGCGCTTCCTCGAGCAGGCCTACGGCATCCGCCTCGTCGCGCACACCGTCGCGATCGGTGAGGGTGAGGCGCCCGCCGACGGGCCGCTGCCCACACCCGACGATGTCGACGCGCTCGACGCCAACCCCGTGCGGGCGATGACCCGCGCGGGCACCGACGCGATGGTCGCGCAGATCGAGGCGGCCAAGAAGGACGGCGACACCCTCGGCGGCGTCGTCGAGGTGCTGGCCTACGACCTGCCGCCAGGGCTGGGCAGCCACGTCCACTGGGACCGGCGGCTCGATGCCCGCCTGGCCGGGGCGCTCATGGGCATCCAGGCCATCAAGGGGGTCGAGGTCGGTGACGGCTTCACCACCGCACGCCGCCGCGGGTCGGCGGCCCACGACGAGATGGAGCGTGACGCCGACGGTGTCATCCACCGGCGCACGGGTCGTGCCGGAGGGACCGAAGGGGGGATGAGCACCGGTGACGTGCTGCGGGTGCGCGCCGCGATGAAGCCGATCAGCACCGTCCCGCGCGCCCTGGAGACCGTCGACGTGGCCGGGACCGACCCGGCGACCGCGATCCACCAGCGCTCCGACGTGTGTGCGGTCCCGGCGGCAGGGGTCGTCGCCCAGGCGATGGTCGCGCTGGTCCTCGCCGAGGCCTGCGTCGAGAAGTTCGGCGGTGACTCGGTCGCCGAGACGGCCCGCAACCACCGCTCCTACCTCGAGTCGATCCCCGAGCTGATGCGGACGTGGGAGGCGTGA
- a CDS encoding shikimate kinase, translating into MSGAPFVVVIGPPGVGKSTIARGIAQRLDRRLVDTDALVEEREGRSVSDLFVESGEDYFRAAEERAVLDALREDGIVLALGGGAPMIPAVTDALQGHTVLFLDVGIADAAKRIGFDKSRPLLSVNPRQSWIRTMDARRPTYESLATLRVDTAGRGVDDVVTEALARLEDA; encoded by the coding sequence GTGAGCGGGGCTCCCTTCGTCGTCGTCATCGGTCCTCCCGGGGTCGGCAAGTCGACGATCGCCCGAGGGATCGCGCAGCGTCTGGACCGACGGCTCGTCGACACCGACGCGCTCGTCGAGGAGCGTGAGGGGCGCAGCGTCTCCGACCTCTTCGTCGAGTCCGGCGAGGACTACTTCCGGGCGGCGGAGGAGCGCGCCGTGCTCGATGCCCTGCGTGAGGACGGCATCGTCCTCGCGCTCGGTGGTGGGGCTCCGATGATCCCCGCGGTGACCGACGCGCTGCAGGGTCACACGGTGCTCTTCCTCGACGTCGGCATCGCCGACGCCGCCAAGCGGATCGGCTTCGACAAGAGCCGGCCGCTGCTGTCGGTCAACCCGAGGCAGAGCTGGATCAGGACGATGGACGCCCGTCGCCCGACCTACGAGTCGCTGGCCACCCTCCGGGTGGACACGGCGGGCCGTGGGGTCGACGACGTCGTCACCGAGGCACTGGCCCGGCTGGAGGACGCATGA
- the aroB gene encoding 3-dehydroquinate synthase, producing the protein MSEVTTIPVGEDYDVLVGHGVSARVAEVLPQGVARVLVVHGEPLASLAAPVITALRAAGLEVHVAAVPDAEAAKTVTVAAGLWATMGQAGFTRSDAVVAVGGGSVTDLGGWAAAAWLRGVPVVHVPTTVLGMVDAAVGGKTGVNTAEGKNLVGAFHTPAAVLCDLGHLATLPPADLSAGLAEVVKGGFIADPRILEIVEADQSAVQDPGSAALREVIERKIAVKAKVVAADLRESHLREILNYGHTLGHAIEHHESYRMRHGEAVAIGMVYAAEVAHRTGRIDAALLERHRYVLGLLGLPTTYSRAGFDELLAALRRDKKTRGATLRLVVLDGLAEPGRLEGPDESLLREAYAALA; encoded by the coding sequence ATGAGTGAGGTCACGACCATCCCGGTGGGGGAGGACTACGACGTCCTCGTCGGCCACGGCGTCTCCGCCCGGGTGGCCGAGGTGCTCCCGCAGGGCGTGGCCAGGGTGCTCGTCGTCCACGGCGAGCCACTCGCCTCGCTCGCGGCGCCGGTGATCACCGCACTGCGTGCGGCCGGCCTCGAGGTCCACGTCGCAGCGGTCCCCGACGCGGAGGCGGCCAAGACCGTCACCGTCGCCGCCGGGCTGTGGGCGACGATGGGCCAGGCCGGCTTCACCCGCAGCGACGCGGTCGTCGCGGTGGGCGGCGGCAGCGTCACCGATCTCGGCGGCTGGGCCGCCGCCGCGTGGTTGCGGGGTGTCCCCGTCGTGCACGTGCCGACGACCGTGCTCGGCATGGTCGATGCCGCGGTGGGCGGCAAGACGGGGGTCAACACGGCCGAGGGCAAGAACCTCGTCGGGGCCTTCCACACCCCTGCCGCCGTCCTGTGCGACCTGGGCCACCTGGCCACGCTGCCGCCCGCGGACCTGTCCGCCGGGCTCGCCGAGGTCGTCAAGGGTGGTTTCATCGCCGACCCGCGCATCCTCGAGATCGTCGAGGCGGACCAGTCGGCCGTCCAGGACCCCGGGTCGGCTGCGCTGCGCGAGGTCATCGAGCGCAAGATCGCCGTCAAGGCCAAGGTCGTGGCTGCCGACCTGCGCGAGTCGCACCTGCGCGAGATCCTCAACTACGGACACACTCTCGGCCACGCCATCGAGCACCACGAGAGCTACCGGATGCGGCACGGCGAGGCGGTGGCGATCGGCATGGTCTACGCCGCGGAGGTCGCCCACCGGACCGGGCGCATCGACGCCGCCCTGCTCGAGCGCCACCGCTACGTCCTGGGTCTGCTCGGGTTGCCGACGACCTACTCGAGGGCCGGCTTCGACGAGCTGCTGGCCGCGCTGCGGCGGGACAAGAAGACCCGCGGGGCGACCCTGCGCCTCGTCGTCCTCGACGGCCTCGCCGAGCCGGGCCGCCTCGAGGGCCCCGACGAGTCGCTGCTGCGCGAGGCCTACGCCGCCCTGGCCTGA
- a CDS encoding response regulator: MSSPSSDPISVVLVDDDPMVRTALSMILGGAPEITVVAQAQDGRQGLSVIAEHSPDVVLMDIRMPRLDGLSATDELVRSGSPSKVIILTTFDADDDVMRALQHGADGFLLKDTPPDRLVEAVRLVAAGQSILSPSVTTSVLNSVRTARETATSSTREEARTRLARLTDRELDVARAVGSGLSNAEISGRLFLSVATVKAHVGRILDKLDADNRVQVAITVHEAELDAPA, encoded by the coding sequence GTGAGCAGCCCGAGCAGCGACCCGATCTCCGTCGTCCTCGTCGACGACGACCCGATGGTGCGCACCGCCCTGTCGATGATCCTCGGGGGCGCGCCGGAGATCACGGTCGTCGCGCAGGCCCAGGATGGTCGCCAGGGCCTGTCGGTCATCGCCGAGCACTCCCCGGACGTCGTCCTCATGGACATCCGGATGCCGCGGCTCGACGGGTTGAGCGCCACCGACGAGCTGGTCCGCAGCGGCTCGCCGAGCAAGGTCATCATCCTCACCACCTTCGACGCGGACGACGACGTGATGCGCGCCCTGCAGCACGGCGCGGACGGGTTCCTGCTCAAGGACACTCCCCCGGACCGGCTGGTCGAGGCGGTGCGGCTCGTGGCGGCCGGGCAGTCGATCCTCTCCCCCAGCGTCACCACCTCGGTGCTGAACTCCGTGCGCACGGCCCGCGAGACCGCGACGAGCAGCACCCGTGAGGAGGCGCGCACCCGGCTGGCGCGACTGACCGACCGGGAGCTGGACGTGGCGCGAGCCGTCGGGTCGGGCCTGTCCAACGCCGAGATCTCGGGCCGGCTCTTCCTCAGCGTGGCGACGGTCAAGGCGCACGTCGGCCGGATCCTCGACAAGCTGGACGCCGACAACCGCGTGCAGGTGGCGATCACCGTGCACGAGGCCGAGCTCGACGCCCCTGCCTGA
- a CDS encoding sensor histidine kinase, which yields MTSAPALDERLPDRLTWWDTTWRVGLALLLGLVFWAFTAALVFPDPDQEPETWRGLWLVLVDPLLGLVAAGCLLLRRRWPVAIATITTLLTGASTVAAGAQTIALASLATRQRWREILPVGALTVAAGLFSARIIYPEPGTDSLPLWAEALVNVLVVGIIIAVGYSIGSRRALVRSWVERAQTAESEQRARVAQAQTAERSRIAREMHDVLAHRISLVTMHSGLLSYRQDLPEDERRAAVTAIDSNARAALTDLRAVLGVLREDDEGSPLRPQRTLADLPELLDDVRSAGTRVSLGEGGPDLTTLPETTSRTAYRVIQEGLTNARKHAPAATVTVHLAGRPGSELEVTISNPRSLNRDADPVPGAGVGLLGLSERVTLAGGRLSHGWHGDEHRLAVWLPWAS from the coding sequence GTGACCTCCGCACCTGCCCTCGACGAGCGGCTCCCCGACCGCCTGACGTGGTGGGACACCACGTGGCGCGTCGGCCTCGCGCTGCTGCTGGGGCTGGTCTTCTGGGCCTTCACCGCCGCGCTCGTCTTCCCCGACCCCGACCAGGAGCCGGAGACCTGGCGAGGACTGTGGCTCGTCCTCGTCGACCCCCTGCTCGGTCTGGTCGCCGCGGGGTGCCTGCTGCTCCGCCGGCGCTGGCCCGTCGCCATCGCGACCATCACCACGCTGCTGACCGGAGCGTCGACGGTGGCCGCCGGCGCGCAGACCATCGCCCTGGCGTCCCTGGCCACCCGTCAGCGGTGGCGCGAGATCCTCCCTGTGGGCGCGCTCACCGTGGCCGCCGGCCTCTTCTCCGCGCGCATCATCTATCCCGAGCCCGGAACCGACTCGCTCCCGCTGTGGGCCGAGGCCCTCGTCAACGTGCTCGTCGTGGGCATCATCATCGCGGTCGGGTACTCCATCGGGTCGCGACGCGCCCTCGTGCGCTCCTGGGTGGAGCGGGCCCAGACCGCCGAGTCCGAGCAGCGCGCCCGGGTCGCCCAGGCACAGACCGCCGAGCGCAGCCGCATCGCCCGGGAGATGCACGACGTGCTTGCCCACCGGATCTCGCTGGTGACCATGCACTCCGGTCTCCTCAGCTATCGGCAGGACCTCCCCGAGGACGAGCGCCGCGCAGCCGTCACGGCCATCGACAGCAACGCCCGAGCCGCCCTGACCGACCTGCGTGCGGTCCTCGGGGTCCTGAGGGAGGACGACGAGGGCTCCCCCCTTCGCCCGCAGCGCACCCTCGCCGACCTGCCCGAGCTGCTCGACGACGTCCGGTCCGCCGGCACCCGGGTCAGCCTCGGTGAGGGTGGCCCGGACCTGACGACCCTTCCGGAGACGACGAGCCGGACCGCCTACCGCGTGATCCAGGAGGGGCTGACCAATGCCCGCAAGCACGCACCAGCCGCCACGGTGACCGTGCACCTCGCCGGTCGTCCCGGCAGCGAGCTGGAGGTGACGATCTCCAACCCGCGCTCCCTGAACCGCGATGCGGACCCGGTACCCGGTGCGGGGGTCGGGCTGCTCGGGCTGTCCGAGCGGGTGACCCTGGCGGGGGGACGGCTGTCGCACGGGTGGCACGGCGACGAGCACCGGCTGGCGGTGTGGCTACCGTGGGCCTCGTGA
- a CDS encoding ABC transporter ATP-binding protein, translating into MIKATNLTKRYGDFTAVHDISFTARPGSVTGFLGPNGAGKSTAMRMMTGLTPPTSGEALVLGRRYRELPNPGRHVGVMLDASAQHPGRTGREVLTLAARTIGVGPTAVAHGLATVGLTDKEAGRRVRNYSLGMRQRLGLAAALIGDPEVLILDEPANGLDPQGIHWMRGLLRGFADRGGTVLLSSHLLSEVQIVADELVIIGNGRIVAEGTVEELLQQQGTRVRSIDDAALADALTRAGVEVTSSAAGLLAQTSSEAVGRIALDARIVLTDLASGSAGGLEELFLTLTATESREGTAA; encoded by the coding sequence ATGATCAAGGCCACCAACCTCACCAAGCGGTACGGCGACTTCACCGCCGTCCACGACATCTCCTTCACCGCCCGCCCGGGCAGCGTCACCGGGTTCCTCGGTCCCAACGGAGCCGGCAAGTCCACCGCCATGCGGATGATGACCGGTCTCACGCCGCCGACCTCCGGCGAGGCGCTCGTCCTCGGCCGCCGCTACCGGGAGCTGCCCAACCCAGGTCGCCACGTCGGCGTCATGCTGGACGCCTCCGCGCAGCACCCGGGACGCACCGGCAGGGAGGTCCTGACGCTCGCCGCCAGGACCATCGGTGTCGGGCCGACCGCCGTGGCCCACGGTCTGGCCACCGTCGGCCTCACCGACAAGGAGGCCGGCCGTCGGGTGCGCAACTACTCCCTCGGGATGCGCCAGCGTCTCGGCCTGGCCGCAGCCCTCATCGGCGATCCCGAGGTGCTGATCCTCGACGAGCCCGCCAACGGGCTGGACCCGCAGGGCATCCACTGGATGCGCGGGCTGCTGCGCGGCTTCGCCGACCGCGGCGGCACCGTGCTGCTCTCCTCGCACCTGCTCTCCGAGGTGCAGATCGTCGCCGACGAGCTGGTCATCATCGGCAACGGCCGCATCGTCGCCGAGGGCACGGTCGAGGAGCTGCTCCAGCAGCAGGGCACCCGCGTGCGCTCCATCGATGATGCCGCGCTCGCCGACGCACTGACCCGAGCGGGCGTCGAGGTCACCTCGAGCGCCGCCGGGCTGCTCGCGCAGACGAGCAGCGAGGCCGTCGGCCGCATCGCGCTCGACGCCCGCATCGTCCTCACCGACCTCGCCTCCGGCTCCGCCGGTGGCCTCGAGGAGCTCTTCCTCACCCTGACCGCCACCGAGTCCCGAGAGGGGACTGCCGCATGA
- a CDS encoding ABC transporter permease: MSTTTAPTESAPQPTGASAARPPVDVSGDRVPFARLAAIEVRKMVDTRAGLWMLITMAGIGFLVAGGLVIWGQEQDHRYPTFLGFITMPLMLLLPIMGIMSATQEWSQRTGLATFTLVPRRGRIIAAKVVAALVLCLVLLAAGAGAAALATLVSGGEFTLTGISLAGVVLTALVFTLQGVAFGAAFLNTPIAIVASLALPTVWTILTAMIERMAQVATWLDLNLVTGPLTEGTMTGENWAQLATGSAMWVGLPLVIGSYRILTREIK, translated from the coding sequence ATGAGCACCACCACCGCACCCACCGAGTCCGCACCCCAGCCCACCGGGGCGAGCGCCGCGCGACCACCGGTCGACGTCTCCGGCGACCGGGTCCCCTTCGCCCGCCTGGCCGCCATCGAGGTCCGCAAGATGGTCGACACCCGTGCCGGGCTGTGGATGCTCATCACCATGGCCGGGATCGGGTTCCTCGTCGCAGGCGGCCTGGTCATCTGGGGGCAGGAGCAGGACCACCGGTACCCGACCTTCCTCGGCTTCATCACGATGCCCCTGATGTTGCTCCTGCCGATCATGGGCATCATGTCCGCGACCCAGGAGTGGAGCCAGCGGACCGGCCTGGCCACCTTCACCCTCGTGCCCCGGCGGGGTCGGATCATCGCGGCGAAGGTCGTGGCCGCCCTCGTCCTGTGCCTCGTCCTGCTGGCTGCCGGCGCCGGCGCCGCCGCGCTGGCGACCCTCGTCTCCGGTGGGGAGTTCACCCTGACCGGCATCTCGCTCGCCGGCGTCGTCCTCACCGCACTGGTCTTCACCCTGCAGGGCGTCGCCTTCGGGGCGGCCTTCCTCAACACCCCGATCGCCATCGTCGCCAGTCTCGCGCTGCCGACCGTCTGGACGATCCTCACCGCGATGATCGAGCGGATGGCGCAGGTCGCGACCTGGCTCGACCTCAACCTCGTCACCGGCCCGCTCACGGAGGGGACGATGACCGGGGAGAACTGGGCGCAGCTGGCCACGGGCTCCGCGATGTGGGTCGGCCTGCCGCTCGTGATCGGCAGCTACCGGATCCTCACCCGCGAGATCAAGTAG
- a CDS encoding FMN-binding glutamate synthase family protein, whose product MKSTSALALLAAGTAGLAARDLLQKQHSLKRNFPVVANLRYVLEKIGPELRQYIVTSNDQERPFSRDQRSWVYASSKMENNYVGFGTDNDIEQVEGYPIFKHRTFSDVSASTPTHHGEDTPLPCAKVLGAARGRRHAFRPQSVVNISSMSFGSLSGNAVHALNEGARLAGCMQLTGEGSLSPYHRQGGDLIFQIGTAYFGCRDEEGRFDLDMLKSVVESAPVKAIEIKLSQGAKPGLGGMLPAAKISPEIAETRGIKQGEDCASPSRHTEFDDIDSMLDFVERLADETGLPIGIKSAVGDLNFWEELADAMADGSRGVDYIAIDGGEGGTGAAPLVFSDAVALPFRLAFTRVYAIFARAGLTDRVVWVGSGKLGLPENALIAFAMGVDMVHVAREAMLAIGCIQAQKCHTDHCPTGVATQNQWLARGLDPTLKAQRVNNYIRTVRRDLLKVSEACGVWHPGLLTVDDVDLLLGNRKATPLGEVYGYDPGWGRLGDEDAAAIIDLMKGTAPSGEDEEIPTT is encoded by the coding sequence ATGAAGTCCACGTCCGCCCTCGCCCTGCTCGCCGCCGGAACCGCCGGCCTCGCCGCCCGAGACCTCCTGCAGAAGCAGCACTCGCTCAAGCGCAACTTCCCCGTGGTCGCCAACCTGCGCTACGTCCTGGAGAAGATCGGGCCCGAGCTGCGGCAGTACATCGTGACGAGCAACGACCAGGAGCGTCCGTTCAGCAGGGACCAGCGCTCGTGGGTCTACGCGTCGTCCAAGATGGAGAACAACTACGTCGGCTTCGGCACGGACAACGACATCGAGCAGGTCGAGGGCTACCCGATCTTCAAGCACCGCACCTTCTCCGACGTCTCGGCCTCGACCCCGACCCACCACGGCGAGGACACCCCGCTCCCCTGCGCCAAGGTGCTCGGCGCGGCCCGCGGCCGGCGCCACGCCTTCCGACCCCAGTCGGTCGTCAACATCTCCTCGATGAGCTTCGGCTCGCTCTCGGGCAACGCGGTCCACGCCCTCAACGAGGGCGCTCGGCTGGCCGGGTGCATGCAGCTGACGGGCGAGGGGTCCCTCTCCCCCTACCACCGGCAGGGCGGGGACCTGATCTTCCAGATCGGCACGGCCTACTTCGGCTGCCGCGACGAGGAGGGGCGCTTCGACCTCGACATGCTGAAGTCGGTCGTCGAGTCCGCCCCGGTCAAGGCGATCGAGATCAAGCTCAGCCAGGGCGCCAAGCCCGGCCTCGGGGGCATGCTCCCCGCGGCGAAGATCTCGCCCGAGATCGCCGAGACCCGCGGCATCAAGCAGGGCGAGGACTGCGCCAGCCCCTCCCGCCACACGGAGTTCGACGACATCGACTCCATGCTCGACTTCGTCGAGCGGCTCGCCGACGAGACCGGGCTGCCGATCGGGATCAAGTCCGCGGTCGGCGACCTGAACTTCTGGGAGGAGCTGGCCGACGCCATGGCCGACGGCTCACGCGGCGTCGACTACATCGCCATCGACGGCGGCGAAGGGGGGACCGGCGCGGCTCCCCTCGTCTTCAGCGACGCGGTGGCCCTGCCCTTCAGGCTGGCCTTCACCCGGGTCTACGCGATCTTCGCCCGCGCCGGCCTGACCGACCGCGTGGTGTGGGTCGGCTCCGGCAAGCTGGGCCTGCCGGAGAATGCACTGATCGCCTTCGCCATGGGGGTCGACATGGTGCACGTCGCCCGCGAGGCGATGCTGGCCATCGGGTGCATCCAGGCGCAGAAGTGCCACACCGACCACTGCCCCACGGGGGTCGCCACGCAGAACCAGTGGCTCGCCCGCGGCCTCGACCCGACGCTGAAGGCGCAGCGGGTCAACAACTACATCCGCACCGTGCGCCGCGACCTGCTCAAGGTGTCGGAGGCCTGCGGTGTCTGGCACCCGGGCCTGCTGACGGTCGACGACGTCGACCTGCTCCTGGGCAACCGCAAGGCCACCCCGCTCGGCGAGGTCTACGGCTACGACCCCGGCTGGGGCCGGCTCGGCGACGAGGACGCGGCCGCGATCATCGACCTGATGAAGGGGACCGCGCCCTCGGGCGAGGACGAGGAGATCCCGACTACTTGA
- a CDS encoding lipase family protein: MNPSALPRPRRRVLVAVLLVIALVVAVLVWRVHSAPTGPEVATGPAGTAFYEASAEQLAAGRHGTLIWSRHVVDGPTIGGSTHLVLYRSTSAKGEPVAVSGVVSLPSGTPPDGGWPVISWGHGTTGMADDCAPSRSLVDQQTGIYTAAMDQTTADLVGEGYAVVRTDYEGLGTPGPHPYLMGQSAGAALTDIVLAAHELSPDLSPRWVAMGHSQGGQAALFTSRFTDAYSPGLDLAGIVALAPPSQLGAVIEMTDDAGTAGATPQEEAAAADAGSGSAFLGPLVVAAARVSDVPLEQVVSPRGRALLPDLESRCIAELFGQDSFGGMDLRTFLAEDADLRKIRRTVGTNDAAELHPHVPVLVVHGTRDSTVPMLLSDTLTRQLRERGTDVEYVRVPGADHISVLEESAPRVRAWVTGALAG; this comes from the coding sequence GTGAACCCTTCCGCGCTCCCTCGTCCGCGCCGCCGGGTCCTGGTCGCGGTCCTGCTCGTCATCGCCCTCGTCGTCGCGGTGCTCGTGTGGCGGGTCCACTCGGCACCGACAGGGCCCGAGGTCGCGACCGGGCCGGCAGGCACCGCCTTCTACGAGGCGAGCGCCGAGCAGCTCGCCGCCGGACGCCACGGCACGCTCATCTGGTCACGGCACGTCGTCGACGGGCCGACGATCGGTGGCAGCACCCACCTGGTCCTGTACCGCTCGACCAGCGCGAAGGGGGAGCCGGTGGCGGTCTCCGGGGTGGTCTCGCTCCCTTCGGGCACGCCGCCCGACGGTGGGTGGCCGGTCATCAGCTGGGGCCACGGCACGACGGGGATGGCCGATGACTGCGCCCCGTCTCGCTCCCTCGTGGACCAGCAGACCGGCATCTACACGGCCGCGATGGACCAGACGACGGCCGACCTCGTGGGGGAGGGCTACGCCGTCGTGCGGACCGATTACGAGGGGCTCGGGACGCCCGGGCCGCACCCCTACCTCATGGGTCAGTCCGCGGGAGCCGCCTTGACCGACATCGTCCTCGCGGCCCACGAGCTGAGCCCGGACCTGTCCCCCCGCTGGGTGGCCATGGGGCACTCGCAGGGCGGGCAGGCCGCCCTCTTCACCAGTCGCTTCACCGACGCCTACTCGCCCGGTCTGGACCTCGCCGGGATCGTCGCGCTGGCGCCCCCGAGCCAGCTGGGGGCGGTCATCGAGATGACCGACGACGCAGGGACGGCAGGGGCGACGCCGCAGGAGGAGGCGGCCGCCGCCGACGCCGGGTCGGGCTCGGCCTTCCTCGGGCCACTGGTGGTCGCCGCGGCGCGCGTGTCGGACGTACCGCTGGAGCAGGTCGTCAGTCCCCGAGGTCGGGCCCTCCTGCCCGACCTGGAGAGCCGGTGCATCGCCGAGCTCTTCGGGCAGGACTCCTTCGGGGGCATGGACCTGCGCACCTTCCTCGCCGAGGACGCCGACCTGCGCAAGATCAGGCGCACGGTGGGCACCAACGACGCCGCGGAGCTGCACCCGCACGTGCCGGTGCTCGTCGTCCACGGCACGCGGGACTCCACGGTCCCGATGCTGCTCAGCGACACCCTCACCAGGCAGCTGCGGGAGCGCGGCACCGACGTGGAGTACGTGCGCGTCCCCGGCGCCGACCACATCTCGGTACTTGAGGAGTCGGCCCCCCGGGTCCGCGCGTGGGTGACCGGGGCGCTGGCCGGTTAG
- the efp gene encoding elongation factor P, with translation MATTNDLKNGMVLNLDGQLWSVVEFQHVKPGKGPAFVRTKLKNVTSGKTIDKTFNAGTKVETSNVDKRNMQYLYNDGTDFVFMDGDTYDQIPVPPEVVGDAAKYMLENQEAVIARHEGTVLYVELPASVVLEITYTEPGLQGDRSTGGTKPATLETGAEIAVPLFLEQGTKVKVDTRDGSYLGRVS, from the coding sequence GTGGCAACGACGAATGACCTCAAGAACGGCATGGTCCTCAACCTCGACGGCCAGCTCTGGAGCGTCGTGGAGTTCCAGCACGTCAAGCCCGGCAAGGGCCCGGCCTTCGTCCGCACCAAGCTGAAGAACGTCACCAGCGGCAAGACGATCGACAAGACCTTCAACGCCGGCACCAAGGTCGAGACGTCGAATGTCGACAAGCGCAACATGCAGTACCTGTACAACGACGGCACCGACTTCGTCTTCATGGACGGCGACACCTACGACCAGATCCCGGTCCCGCCCGAGGTCGTCGGCGATGCCGCGAAGTACATGCTGGAGAACCAGGAAGCAGTCATCGCCCGTCACGAGGGCACCGTCCTCTACGTCGAGCTGCCCGCGTCCGTGGTCCTGGAGATCACCTACACCGAGCCGGGCCTGCAGGGCGACCGCTCGACCGGCGGCACCAAGCCGGCCACGCTCGAGACCGGCGCCGAGATCGCCGTGCCCCTCTTCCTCGAGCAGGGCACCAAGGTCAAGGTCGACACCCGCGACGGTTCCTACCTCGGTCGAGTGAGCTGA